TTCAGCTTTCTCTTTGCATGGAGAAACCTCCCGAGCTCTTCCAAGCTCTCCGGGGAATCGGACGATGAGAGCAAAACCAAGTAAAGATCCCAAGCCACCTCGGGATCTTCCTTCGATTTCTCCAAAATTTCCTCAACTGTCAATGCTCCGACAATAGTTGCGAGCATCAAAAACACGAAAATCAAGACGCATTTAACCCTTCCGCCCATTCACATCGTCCTTCGTACTCAGCCCGTACGGTTCTATTTCCTCGTTCCCCTCGGGCTCGACGTGTATCACAATGTCGTAGATATCCTTCGAAGCGGAGAGCACCTTCTTGATGCACTTGGTGATCTCGTGCGCGTCCTTGACAGTCATGTCTTCGCGAACTTCTATGTCAAGATCAATGTCAAACTTATTTCCAATTTTCCTTACCCTAACTTTGTGAGGATTCGATGCTCCGCACTTCTTGCACGCTTCAAAAACTTTTTCGTAAATCCACATCTCCTCCTCCCTCAAGCCGTCCATCAAATCGTGAAGGTTCTCTTCGAAAACCTCCCACGCCACTTTTATTATCATTAGCGACATTAATAGGCCGACGAGCGGATCCATCCATCCCAGACCGAGCTTGTTCATCGCCACACCGAAGAAAACCAATCCCGACATGAAGATGTCGTTTCGCATGTTCTTGGCTTCTGCAACCATCGATTGACTCTTGCACTTTCTACCTACTGAATACTCAAGTGTGAACAAAAAGGTCTTCCCAACAACAGAAAGCGCCGCAGCCAGCAACGGTAAAGCACCCTCAAGCGCAACGTAATCACCGGTTATGAGGCGTTTCAAGCTCTCGAACATCAGCGAAACGCCCGCGTAGAAAATCACAAAGGATATTATCTTTGCACCGATATTCTCCGCCTTGTGGTGACCGTACGGATGTCCTTTATCCGGAGGCCGTCTTGAAATGAGCGTTGCGATCAGCACTGTTGATGAGGTTAGGATATCCGTTGATGTATCTATACCGTCTGCAAGAACGGCCATACTACGAAAGATCAGTCCAACGCTTACCTTGAGTATTGCTAAAACTACGTTGGTAACAACAGCCGTGATTGCCACCCTGTTGAGTAGACGTTCCGAACCGGTAGTTTCCGCACTCTGGATTATGCTCATGACTCAGCTCCTCCAGACCATACAAAAATTAATGGGGCACCAGCCCCATCTCTATGATACCACAATCTTGATTACTTTCCAAGAGCACTCTTTGCGATGTTTACGTACTCTCTGAAGCTCTCCGGATCGTTTACCGAAAGTTCCGCAAGCATTTTCCTGTTAATCTGAACGTTTGCAAGTTTGAGCCCATGGATCAGCTCGTTGTACTTAAGTCCTTCCTTGCGTGCCGCGATATTGATACGAGTGATCCAAAGCCTTCTGAAGTTTCCTTTCTTGTTCTTCCTACCGTCAAACGCAAACTTCAGCGCCCTGTAGTAGGATTGCTTAGCCAATGTGTATCGTCTGCTCAGTGCACCCCTGAAACCCTTTACAAACTTAAGAAACTTTTTCTTTTTCTTCCTTGCGTTCAATGCATTCTTAACGCGCATAATTTCATCCTCCTCTCAAACTTGGTTTCGTACCTGCTTCGATTCTTACTTACCAAGGAGCCTGAGAATTCTTTTTCTGTCGGGCTTAGCGACAACATCCTCCAACCTCAGTGCCCTCAGTGTGGACCTTCTCTTCTTTCCCGTTTTGTGCCACGCGTTAGCGTGTCGCCTCATTATCTTACCATTCTTCGTTACCTTAAAACGTTTTGCGGCGGTTTTGCTTACCTTCATCTTCTTCTTTGCCATATCTGAGTCCCTCCCGTTGAAAGTTTTCACTTTCGAGCTTCCCCGAAAGCACCTTAACAAACTTTCTTACAAGTTTTTCGGCTTCAAAACCATTATCATATCGCGACCTTCAACTTTAGCTTCCTTTTCCACCACTCCGAGATCCGAAACGTCGTTCACGATACGGTTGAGGATCTCTTTTCCCTTGTCCATGAACGCCATTTCACGTCCCCTGAACATTACCGTCACCTTAACCTTATTTCCATCTTCGAGAAACCTTCTAATGTGCTTGACCTTGGTCTGGTAATCGTGTTCGTTAATCACGGGTCTGAATTTCATCTCTTTAACTTCGATGACCTTCTGATTCTTTTTTGCCTTCTGCTCGCGTTTGGAGAGTTCGTACTTGTACTTCCCGTAATCGAGCACTCTTGCAACTGGTGGCTGAGCGGTTGGTGCAACCAATATCAGGTCGAGCCCCTTCGAGCGTGCAAAGTTGATCGCCTCAGACTTACTCATGATACCGACCATCTTACCGTCGGAATCGACCACGCGCAGCTGTTCAAATGGAATCTCCTCGTTCCTGATGATCTTCTCGTTTTTAATACTCTCCAACCTCCTATCGGGCTACCGAATATCTGGTTTAAACTATAAACGGCGGGCAAACGCCCGCCGTCCCGTGAATTACAAGCTTTTTTCCACACCAAAGTCTTTTCTAAACTCTTTTTTTACCCAGCCAGCCGTTTGCCGCTGGGTGGGAAGCCGGGCGCTTCCTCTTAGCACACAAATCATCCGAAAGTTTTAAATATCATCTTGTCGACTGACCACGGTTCTTGAAAACCTGGTGGGCCGCGTGGGACTCGAACCCACGGCCACCTGATTAAGAGTCAGGTGCTCTACCTACTGAGCTAGCGGCCCATTTATGGTGCCCCCAGGAGGAAT
This region of Fervidobacterium thailandense genomic DNA includes:
- the infC gene encoding translation initiation factor IF-3 gives rise to the protein MESIKNEKIIRNEEIPFEQLRVVDSDGKMVGIMSKSEAINFARSKGLDLILVAPTAQPPVARVLDYGKYKYELSKREQKAKKNQKVIEVKEMKFRPVINEHDYQTKVKHIRRFLEDGNKVKVTVMFRGREMAFMDKGKEILNRIVNDVSDLGVVEKEAKVEGRDMIMVLKPKNL
- the rplT gene encoding 50S ribosomal protein L20, whose protein sequence is MRVKNALNARKKKKKFLKFVKGFRGALSRRYTLAKQSYYRALKFAFDGRKNKKGNFRRLWITRINIAARKEGLKYNELIHGLKLANVQINRKMLAELSVNDPESFREYVNIAKSALGK
- the rpmI gene encoding 50S ribosomal protein L35; this translates as MAKKKMKVSKTAAKRFKVTKNGKIMRRHANAWHKTGKKRRSTLRALRLEDVVAKPDRKRILRLLGK
- a CDS encoding cation diffusion facilitator family transporter codes for the protein MSIIQSAETTGSERLLNRVAITAVVTNVVLAILKVSVGLIFRSMAVLADGIDTSTDILTSSTVLIATLISRRPPDKGHPYGHHKAENIGAKIISFVIFYAGVSLMFESLKRLITGDYVALEGALPLLAAALSVVGKTFLFTLEYSVGRKCKSQSMVAEAKNMRNDIFMSGLVFFGVAMNKLGLGWMDPLVGLLMSLMIIKVAWEVFEENLHDLMDGLREEEMWIYEKVFEACKKCGASNPHKVRVRKIGNKFDIDLDIEVREDMTVKDAHEITKCIKKVLSASKDIYDIVIHVEPEGNEEIEPYGLSTKDDVNGRKG